The genomic DNA TTCACCCAAACAGCCTCATTCGGACTTCGTTGTCACGTTCGTTCGTTGTTTACTGAATTTAAATGGTACTGGCATAAAGTTTATATTAAAGTTCAATGACAGTTCGATCGGCCGGTCTCGTTTGACACATAAACTTGTAATGTCATATTTATAATCAAGATGCCTACTAATTGGTAATATTCCAACGTTTTTTACgtatttagtattattttacagtgtatttacttaattaacgtatttattttttcaatatatcacTTGTTTATCGGTTTCACTTGACACATGTCAAAACAACATCAATAGTTTtaatactagtttttttttaaatttaaattgcatataattcctcaaaaaatattcaacccACATAaaagacttagtcatcttgaggacattcatgaatgtgtatggctaaaactaagatttgttaacattcctttttttatatacatatgtactatttattttccaccaagatctccaccaaatatttataagcgattttttgatttaattatatctaattattcacattttagtaatggtcgcatttttatatctggagattttaatctgaattcttctaactgttttcctgatgaccttaatttttttatatctttattcaacttaaaacaaattaatactattcgaaactattttaataattccatgttggattttctattaacaaatttagattgtcagaatattattatttcaaattcagttgattccttggttcctgaagacagctatcatcctgctcttgatattcatttaaaattaactataacttattcctcacttcgtttaataaataactgtcttaatacctctgtcctaaatggatggttatttacaaatgttgatttcaaatatttaaatgatattctttgtaattgtcaatgggagcgagtttatgagtgcaaagatgttaatttggccctctctaatttctatgacattatatattctatttttaatgattgttttcggttgaaaggattagtgacgagtaaaaggatttatccgccttggtttactaaagaaattattaatctcttaaaaagtaaatatcaaacacataaactctggaagaaatcgagcaatcctcttatcttaaataatttccgtattttacgtacggaaattaagaaattaattaataatgcatataatgtttatgtagctgattgtgaaagttccatagttaaaaaccctaagaaattctggaacttcatcaattctaaacgtgtaaatcgtgtaaagtcgaccattatgtacaatgattctggattgttagagggtgatcaaaacattgctaatggatttgccgacttttttaaatcagttttcaataatcctactgattccatggaacctaccaatgactcggaatttactttccccactttagcgattaatcatcttgactcttccgatctgaaatatggctttctaaagttaaaaaatatttattcttccggtcctgactccatccctaattacatcctaaaaggatgtgaggttagtctcttagaacctttaaaattcatttttaatttaattctaaggaactcttcattccccaatttatggaaatgctctaaagtaactcctattcataagaaggacgataaatcttgtgtaaggaactacagaccaataactatcttgtcagcgccagccaaaatgtttgaggtaatattacacagatacatttttaatcactttcaaagtatgctcattgatcagcagcatggctttcgtccggccagatcagctattaccaacttgttatgtttctctaatgacataaccagcactttggattgtaataatcaaatggatgtaatatatactgattttgagaaggcgtttgataaagttgatcataaaattttggttagtaaattaagttttattggatttacttataatcttgttggtctttttatttcttatttacaggatcgacgtcaattcgttaagtttgggagttgcttttcttatgagtatgttgccacttctgggattccccaaggatcaaatcttggccctttattattcctaatatttatcaacgatattcaatcttctattcaccattctaaatttttattatatgcggatgacttaaaaatctataagagaataattgatttacctgacgctctttatttgcaagaggatttgaattctatttatgaatgggctaatgttaataaacttcccttcaatatcctaaagtgtcgggtcatttttactctcgttctcgttctcctattaaatatccgtataaatttcatgattctcttcttcagagagaattatttatatctgatctgggaatagtcttcgaaaatagttggagtttcaacattcacattgagaatatctgtgatagggcaacaaaaatccttggattcgtaatccgtaattcgtctgaactagggctcactgccattcgtctcttatattgtacattagttcgcagtgtgctcgagtttggctccattatatggtctccctatcaacttcgttactctctaatgttggaacgagtccaaaggaaattccttagatttttatatctgaaaacatttggattttatccatatctgttccctagtgcctttgtcttgggatctttgggtttcaattccctggcaaagagaagagatttatttcttgggaaacatttcgtaaaattacttagaggagagattcacaatcccactatcctggagaaactaaaattctgggccccggaaaatcgtagagttttaagaaaacatgatatatttttaccaattagggctaaatcaaacgtgctcatgaactcccccctctcgagagctgttcgactccttaacttactggcacaatacttggacctattcgatgccagttatgttgagttggtggaacacatcctaaatagcacgatataaatttttcaatcttatttctttgtttttattttgtgtacatattttttacttgatttttattatttttttatgatgtttttttttatttatgatttttattattttcttatgttttttttttttatttatgatttttattatttttttttatgatgttttttttgtaatttttatgatttttattatttgtattaaaatcacattgacgctttggggcaacctgtcaagtctctgtggtattgattttttaaaataaaataaaataaaataagtaacttTTTGACTATCGAGACTTCATAAACATTTTTTGTACAATGTAAATTCAaacttataaatttgaataatattaaatcttgctaatatatatatattaaaaccatttatagCCTCGACAAATAATAGTATACCGTACACGTTATAATTTACAGGAAATGTTTTATACACGATGGCAAGCAACTGAGAAAACCTTGCAAAAGAACACCCATAGAAGACCACCCCTTGAAGAGACCTGCCGATAAATCTGTAAAATATTTGGATATTGTCAAAAAACATGATATttctatgtataatttaatcctcatttttttatataggtatCGAGACCAATGCACAACAAAAATGTTCCATCTGATCCGCTTTCTATGGCCCTCGACGGGTTCGATCCCCTTTCTATATACAATGATGATTTGTATTTTAACTCATCTCAAAATGTATGTTGCATCTTtctcacatatttttatttttacaagactcttctatttttttaaattgaatataaatttcagACCAATCTGAAATCAAAAGATAACGAGTGGCTAGAATATTGGCATTCACGTAGAAATGCTATACTCGCTCGATATACTACAGCTGAAAAGTTGTCGATTATTTCCAGTTTTTTACCTGGAGGTGAAAAAGGTTGGTAATTAGATATTGAATAAGATAAGTTATTCCTGTgtgaaaatttcattgattggtttattttagttattatgAAAACACAGACGTACGTCGTAGATCAAGTTAAAACCCGTCTTGAGCAATTGGACGACTTTGAAGAGAGTTCCGTACGTCAAATGTTGAATTTATCTCAACAAGAATATGTTTCACGTATTGACATGCTCAACCGTGAACTTGTTCAtgtacgttttattttttttcttgttcaAAATACaacatgaatttatattttgcgTAATCAACGTATTCAATTTCAGGCTTGGAATACGGAACAAAGGGTCAAAGCATTGAAGATTGCAATCCAATGTTCAAAACTATTAGTCGATACGTCCGTTATTCAATTTTATCCGAGTAAATTCGTCCTCATCACTGATATACTAGACATATTTGGAAAATTGGTTTATGATAGGTTGAGAAACAAGGCTGAATACTTCGAGTATGTATATGGAAGATTAACTTGTTGTTTTTAAGGATCTTTAAATTGGGTCTACCCCatgggatcgaattagaaatgcacaaaaaaccaaatatcagaaggcaaagatcgtaaatcgaaagatcttaagtcgaaagatcaaaaaaaaagggtgcatggtaaacggtacatactcacgaaAATCCTCACTTAaatgcgcgagtaggatacaacaggaacaagaggaacaggcttttcctcccgtattaatgtgcgcgcgcagaatacaggaggaaaaacctcttcctcttgttcctgttgtatcctgctcgcgcaaattaagtgagtatgtaccgtttaccatgcacccttttttttgatctttcgattttcgatctttgccttccgatatttggtttttcgtgcatttctaattcgatcccgtgaggtgcaccccTTTAAATTATATCCTTAAGTAAATCATTTATTTCAGCCCGGGAACAAATAAAGTCACATCGCTTCCTGAAAATTTCACTCCTGATATGGTACCTGAGGCGGCCAAAGAAACTTGCCAAAATTGGCTATACAAAATGGCATCGATACGGGAGCTTGTGCCTCGACTTTATATAGAAATGTCCTTTCTTAAATGCTACAGCTTTCTGACTCGTCACGAGTTTGGATCTGCACTGTTGAGAATCACTTCGATGATCCGTGGGATCGGTCATCCCCTCGTTTCCATCTATGCTCGATTTTATCTGTGTCGAGTGGGACTTAGCATCCATGCAGCTAATAAAGAATTTTTCTTGCACAATTTGAACGACTTCTTACTAACATATCCTCAAGTgtgttaatttaaaatgattttcatttttatcaagatatattttatacatatgcagttaacttttaatgaaaaatatgttttaggtgtttggaaaaaatattacTACTGAGTTATTAGTGCAACGCATTGATATGAGTAAATATATCAGCTTGTATAGCCCTGCTTTGGAGTGGTTGTTGTATGGCCTTGTGGAATGGTCCAATGTTTCAAATTCTGTCTTAGATAAATTGATAGATGAATGTAAAAATACTGAAAACAGGTATTCACATTATTattcactatatgtacatatgtatatattatatatgaatttttattttatatataaaattgtttttacagTGATCTTCTGTTGAGATCGATAATGTCATCTTTTAAACCGGACTTCATAACATGTCGAGCGATTGAATTCTTAGATctcatatgtaaatcaaaagCCGAAggtatttcatacattttatcaACAACTAGGGAGTCCAATGTACCGGTAATccggtatatattatacattaagaTATATTGCCCAAAAAAAAGTTATGAGTGGTAATGAATTCTTTTTACTAAcataatataactttttttatttgtcgTTTAAGAAAATAACAGCGGAGATAACATAATGTATCATCCGATAGTTGTGATTTACTTTTTCAAGTAATTTTtgcagttttatttaatttcatcaaaatagTAATTCCCTttcatacgattttttttcttctaggTTTGTTCCTTTCCCAAACTGACttcagttttatttataataactaACTGAAGACTTTCTTCTACTGATAATACACATTTAGTCGTAGATTGAACTACTGCAATACCATCATCGGAATCTGAAATAGATAGATTTACTACATCTTCCTTGTAAATACGTTCTATAACTTctgatattattttcattattaattatttttctccTGGATGAAGCACTGGGTTGGACACCAGTATTGCtagaagataaaataaaggAGAGCGAATATGTTTTTATGATTTaccagtaaaaataataatataccgaGCTATTTCTCGGGACATTTACTGGAAATGGACTCCCTAATTAACATGCATTATTACCTCTCATCTCATAGGAACCTGAACTCACCATCAAATTATTTCATATACTTTTCTTTATTAGATGTTATCGTAAGCGATATGATAATAACTCTTGGTCAAAAGATTTGTTCTGGCGGGAGATCTGCTGACGATAGGAAACTGTTGTCAACTGTATGGAAAATTATTAGGAACTTCAAACAACTTAAACTTTATTTAACATGTGCTGAACCTTGGGTTCAATTTACAGCAATGAATTTTTCAgtacgtattttaaaaatagtatacatacagtGGATTCCACTTAATTGGGACGCCAGTCAATAGGTTCAGCCGGCTATTTAGGATAAATCCCAAGAAACGAAAACCCTTATTAAAATCAGCCAGGTATTTGGAACTAAGTGATTTGGCCTGATGTATCCTGATTAAGTGCAATCCACTGTacataatgtattaaaatacattttttattatattgtaagatTATTCATTATAGGTTAAACAAATTGACTGGTTATTGGGTGATATTTGCGCTTGCATCGTCAAATCAGAAGAACCGCTCAGCGAATATTACACGCATTTACAagcaatattgaaaaaaattgctcTGTTCACACCCGATATGGAAGAGTTGTTCACTCAGGTTATAAAATCTCATATTTAGATAATATTCattgatttgaaattatatttaaacgtaGGAATTCATTTGTAGGATAATCTTTTACCGACACTAGAACTATTCGACGCTGGGCCGTATTTAATGGATGTTTGCAAATCTCTTCTGTCGGCGTATCAAAGCCAACAAAGTTACATGATAAGCGATGAGGTTTTGATCAGCAATCAAATGCAAATTTGTTTACTGCTGCATGAATCTAtaaagttaatatttttttgtctaaTTATGTATTAGTGTAAAAGTATTgttgatttatataatttgtatgtttTTAGTTCGTTTACAGTCGACGATGAATTGAAAAATGTGAGTGAACTTGTATGTCGGTTTATCAAAAGCGTATCGTATGGTAAAGATTTTCAAAAACAACTTAAATTTTATACTGAAGTTAGAGCTTCATTCTTCAAACTGGATTCTATCTATGTTATTTTGATCCAGGTACATATTACATTGATTGAAAATGAATGTTTAACTcttcttttaaatttttgtcaaacatttcaaatataattgcaGCTAGTTAACAACCTATCAATGAACATTCGCAACTTAGTTGTGGGAAAAGATTCGCGCAAAGTCGGCAACTTCATCCAATGCTGCTCGGCGTACTGCTGCGTAACAGTGCCTTCTGTAATCTGTCCATTTACAAAACTACAGCTCTATCTATTATCAGCTCAAGTCGCTCTCATCAATCActgctttttacaaggtattaTGGATAAGGAAGTAAAGTAGTAGCCACCAATATGGTCAAATCGCTTTCAACTCATACAATGGTGACCCAAACTCGACCATTTTGTAGGACCCCTACAGTATCTTATCCATCGTACACATTGCCTAATTTGTAATGCACTATTTATTCACAGCCGAGGATTGTTTGAAGGCGGCTCTGATGGCTTCGGTTAAAATACCTCCAAAGCATACGATCGACGGTCAACTCCGTTCGACCGATGCTTTCAAAGTGTCATATATTAGCAATTTTATGTCTACGATTTTAATGTTGC from Arctopsyche grandis isolate Sample6627 chromosome 1, ASM5162203v2, whole genome shotgun sequence includes the following:
- the LOC143913691 gene encoding VPS35 endosomal protein-sorting factor-like, which gives rise to MPTNWKCFIHDGKQLRKPCKRTPIEDHPLKRPADKSVSRPMHNKNVPSDPLSMALDGFDPLSIYNDDLYFNSSQNTNLKSKDNEWLEYWHSRRNAILARYTTAEKLSIISSFLPGGEKVIMKTQTYVVDQVKTRLEQLDDFEESSVRQMLNLSQQEYVSRIDMLNRELVHAWNTEQRVKALKIAIQCSKLLVDTSVIQFYPSKFVLITDILDIFGKLVYDRLRNKAEYFDPGTNKVTSLPENFTPDMVPEAAKETCQNWLYKMASIRELVPRLYIEMSFLKCYSFLTRHEFGSALLRITSMIRGIGHPLVSIYARFYLCRVGLSIHAANKEFFLHNLNDFLLTYPQVFGKNITTELLVQRIDMSKYISLYSPALEWLLYGLVEWSNVSNSVLDKLIDECKNTENSDLLLRSIMSSFKPDFITCRAIEFLDLICKSKAEDVIVSDMIITLGQKICSGGRSADDRKLLSTVWKIIRNFKQLKLYLTCAEPWVQFTAMNFSVKQIDWLLGDICACIVKSEEPLSEYYTHLQAILKKIALFTPDMEELFTQDNLLPTLELFDAGPYLMDVCKSLLSAYQSQQSYMISDEVLISNQMQICLLLHESINSFTVDDELKNVSELVCRFIKSVSYGKDFQKQLKFYTEVRASFFKLDSIYVILIQLVNNLSMNIRNLVVGKDSRKVGNFIQCCSAYCCVTVPSVICPFTKLQLYLLSAQVALINHCFLQAEDCLKAALMASVKIPPKHTIDGQLRSTDAFKVSYISNFMSTILMLPDRQQNGSFLNMFKVVLKVIMNHLSWEPTTPSRYILLLKAIDLLANMAQEDYLYHAGEALANDNILVFNENFIAEVNAMCSSIVDEILSILRMLGENNENHKQSSLALELFWRIVKRADLSVKEIEVLAVNLWNLAHKHKNCVDLKVSNKLITSLEFNAGINGTNLSLLTKIKSTA